Proteins encoded by one window of Candidatus Bathyarchaeum sp.:
- a CDS encoding glycosyltransferase, translating to MITVPACNESKTLRKCVESILKQAKELDEDFRIIISEDGSTDGTDQIAQELDKNYEQVTHLHSDCRLGKGMALKRAFKTVEGDIYAFVDSDLATSMQFFSQLINLIRQGNDLAFGSRYINGAEIQRDGLRDASSRLYNLIIRVMFRDHVLDHQIGFKAFSKRLIKDVLDECDSTGWFWDTEIIVRSVNRNYKFVEFPVDWEEKKNGTGPLRMVTEVAIQNVIGIVKLARLTSNTNRKKLTSIKN from the coding sequence GTGATAACAGTTCCTGCATGTAACGAATCCAAAACCCTTCGAAAATGTGTTGAATCAATCCTGAAACAAGCCAAAGAACTAGACGAGGACTTTCGAATAATAATCTCCGAAGACGGAAGCACCGACGGAACCGACCAAATCGCACAGGAACTGGACAAAAACTATGAACAAGTTACCCATTTACACTCTGACTGCAGATTAGGAAAAGGAATGGCACTCAAACGAGCCTTCAAAACTGTAGAAGGAGACATCTACGCTTTTGTAGACTCCGACTTGGCAACAAGCATGCAATTTTTCTCTCAATTAATCAATTTGATTCGTCAAGGAAACGATTTAGCCTTTGGTTCTCGATACATCAATGGAGCAGAAATTCAACGGGATGGTTTGCGGGATGCTTCTTCGCGACTGTATAATTTGATTATTCGTGTCATGTTCAGGGACCATGTTTTGGATCATCAGATTGGATTCAAAGCCTTTTCTAAACGATTAATCAAAGACGTTCTAGACGAATGCGACAGCACAGGATGGTTCTGGGACACCGAAATTATTGTGCGCAGTGTAAACCGCAACTACAAGTTTGTAGAGTTTCCAGTAGACTGGGAAGAGAAAAAAAACGGAACTGGACCCTTACGGATGGTAACTGAAGTTGCAATCCAAAACGTCATCGGTATTGTCAAGCTAGCAAGGTTAACGTCAAATACTAATCGCAAAAAATTAACCTCCATCAAAAACTAA
- a CDS encoding molybdopterin-dependent oxidoreductase, whose protein sequence is MADKKNVAVYVAMLLIVSIVVVGIMAWVVFNPSEPDNVDYVEVREYEGQDLSSISAFRENSIDGPQYVDNQTYRLALTGLVDNPKNYTYDEVVNGFSTHKKVVTLYCVEGWKVTILWDGIQLADLFENAQVDSSANTVIFYAYDGYSTALPLDYILENDIMIAYKMNNVTLPAERGYPFQLVAESKLGYKWIKWITQIELSNDEDYLGFWESYGYPNEANLR, encoded by the coding sequence TTGGCTGATAAAAAAAATGTTGCAGTTTATGTTGCTATGCTTTTGATAGTTTCAATTGTGGTTGTCGGAATAATGGCTTGGGTGGTTTTTAATCCATCTGAACCCGATAATGTTGATTATGTCGAAGTTCGTGAATACGAAGGCCAAGACCTTTCATCTATCAGTGCTTTTCGTGAAAATTCTATTGATGGTCCCCAGTATGTGGATAACCAAACTTACCGTTTAGCCCTTACTGGTTTAGTTGATAATCCAAAAAATTACACCTATGACGAGGTTGTCAATGGTTTTTCTACGCACAAGAAGGTTGTAACTTTGTATTGTGTAGAAGGCTGGAAAGTAACAATACTTTGGGACGGAATTCAGCTTGCTGACTTGTTTGAAAATGCCCAAGTTGATTCTTCAGCTAACACTGTGATATTTTATGCTTACGATGGGTATTCTACGGCGTTGCCTTTGGATTACATACTTGAAAATGACATAATGATTGCCTATAAAATGAATAACGTAACTCTTCCGGCTGAGCGGGGTTACCCTTTCCAGTTAGTGGCAGAAAGCAAACTTGGATATAAATGGATAAAATGGATAACCCAAATAGAGTTGTCTAATGACGAAGACTATTTGGGTTTTTGGGAAAGCTATGGTTATCCTAACGAAGCAAATCTTCGTTAA
- a CDS encoding EamA family transporter — MDLRIILLTALAAFMGSIGQLEFKRGATNLEFDLKMLLTNHHLIIGVAIYALSTIVYVYALNKEQLSILYPIIATSYVWTLIFSKIFLKEQVGLTSWTGVFFILLGVTLIATQAGK, encoded by the coding sequence GTGGACTTGAGAATCATTTTGTTAACTGCGCTTGCTGCGTTCATGGGCAGCATTGGTCAACTGGAGTTTAAACGGGGTGCAACTAACCTAGAATTTGACCTTAAAATGTTGCTAACTAACCATCACCTGATTATTGGAGTGGCAATTTATGCATTATCTACTATTGTTTATGTTTATGCCCTAAACAAAGAACAGCTATCCATACTCTACCCAATAATCGCAACTTCATATGTGTGGACCCTTATATTCTCAAAAATTTTCCTTAAAGAACAAGTCGGACTAACTAGCTGGACCGGCGTGTTTTTCATTTTACTTGGAGTGACCCTAATCGCAACACAAGCTGGGAAATAA